AACATCATCAGGATCTCGCGGCGGACCGGATCGGCGATCGCGTCGGCCACCTGGCTCAGTCCGTCCGGCTCACTCAGCCCGTCCCGCTCGTTCGGTTCACCCGGCTCGTCCACCCCAGAAGCGTAACCCACAGGTTACACGTTGCGCCCGTTCCCACGAGGAACTCCCAGGGGGGTGACGGGCGTTCACAGGGAGACGTGCGGAACGCACGCGGACGACCGGAACGACCGGCACGACACGGGCTGAAGCCGAGGTGGCACGCATGGCGATGTGGGATCGGATCAAGGACCAGGCCAAGGGTCTGCAGCAGCAGGCGCAGGGCGCGCGGAGCGGCAGCGGACACGGGCAGCCGGGGGCGGGCCCCATGGGTGCCATGGGAGCCGGGTCCTCGGGCTCCGGGCGGTCCTCCGGCGGCTCGAAGGCCCAGCTGGTGAGCGCGCTCAAGTCCCAGCTCACCTCCCTCAAGACGGAGCTGAAGAGCGGCGCCTACCGGGACGCCAGCATGGCCATGTGCGCGCTGGTCGCCGCCGCCGACGGGAACGTGGACCCGGCCGAGCGTCAGCACGTGGAGTCGCTGATCCTGAACAACGACGTCCTGCAGAACTTCCCCGCGGACCAGCTGCGGCAGCGCTTCAACCGGCACGTGGACCAGCTCTCCCGCAACTTCCAGCAGGGCAAGGCCGAGGCCCTCACGGAGATCGCCAAGGCCGCGAAGAAGCCGACGGAGGCGCGGGCCGTCGTCCAGACCGGCTTCGTGGTCGCGGGCGCGGACGGGTACATCGCGCAGACCGAGGAGCAGGTCCTCCGTGAGGCCTGCGCCACCCTCGGCCTGTCCCCGCAGGAGTTCGGTCTCTGACACCGGCCGGCCACACGGCGCGTGCGCCTTCCGAGAAGCCCCTGGGCCGCCCTTTCGCGGCTCAGGGCAGCGGATCCGGGCGGCGGCCCCGGCGGAGGGCTCGGCCGCACCAGACGATGACGGCCGCGTTGGCCAGGGCGCCGAGAAGCACGGCGCCGACGGCCATCGCGGCCCCGTCCGGCAGGGCGAGCCACACGAAGCCGACCGGGGCAGTGGCCAGGATGGGGACGACCATCGCCATGGACCCGCCCGAGCCGTCGTCGGAGCTCGCCGCCAGCGCCCAGACCAGCAGACCGACGCAGAGCGCGAGGTAGGCGAGGGCGAGGAGGTCGCCGGGGCCGGGGCGGCG
The DNA window shown above is from Streptomyces akebiae and carries:
- a CDS encoding SCO4225 family membrane protein, whose product is MTVEPTPPAPRRPFPRRRPGPGDLLALAYLALCVGLLVWALAASSDDGSGGSMAMVVPILATAPVGFVWLALPDGAAMAVGAVLLGALANAAVIVWCGRALRRGRRPDPLP
- a CDS encoding tellurite resistance TerB family protein, with the translated sequence MAMWDRIKDQAKGLQQQAQGARSGSGHGQPGAGPMGAMGAGSSGSGRSSGGSKAQLVSALKSQLTSLKTELKSGAYRDASMAMCALVAAADGNVDPAERQHVESLILNNDVLQNFPADQLRQRFNRHVDQLSRNFQQGKAEALTEIAKAAKKPTEARAVVQTGFVVAGADGYIAQTEEQVLREACATLGLSPQEFGL